The following proteins are co-located in the Pyrococcus abyssi GE5 genome:
- a CDS encoding SPL family radical SAM protein — protein MYIRPFDPWKSKLCTCPFKYTLNPYTGCDHACVYCYITGYIPKAFKVRVKSNLLPQLERELRKFNKNFIIAMSYSSDPYPTIERHLGITRKVLELFRRYNVRCLLLTKSDIFERDIDVLKDLRCAVGITVTTVDEEKAKLLEPNAPLPKDRIRALKKAKKEGIPVYARIDPIIPFYTWEDFEETVDALSFVSHITVSTLKLRPDIRARMRAKFPELMKKLEPLYTERMEGYTYLRKDIRFKILDEARRIIEGKGITFGSCREGYYSYPTCDGSHLVP, from the coding sequence ATGTACATAAGGCCCTTTGACCCATGGAAGTCAAAGCTCTGCACGTGCCCCTTCAAGTACACCCTAAACCCCTACACGGGTTGCGATCATGCGTGCGTTTACTGCTACATAACCGGCTATATCCCAAAGGCGTTCAAGGTTAGGGTTAAGAGTAATCTCCTCCCCCAACTCGAGAGGGAGCTCAGGAAGTTCAACAAAAACTTCATAATCGCGATGTCCTATTCATCTGATCCGTATCCAACGATAGAGAGACACCTCGGCATAACTAGAAAAGTTCTCGAGCTCTTTAGGAGGTACAACGTTAGGTGCTTACTTCTCACGAAGTCAGACATCTTCGAGAGGGACATAGACGTGCTTAAGGATCTTAGGTGTGCCGTTGGGATCACGGTCACGACGGTTGACGAGGAGAAAGCTAAGTTACTCGAACCCAATGCACCGTTACCTAAGGATAGAATAAGAGCCCTCAAAAAGGCCAAAAAGGAAGGCATTCCGGTTTACGCTCGCATAGATCCAATAATACCATTCTATACCTGGGAGGACTTTGAGGAAACCGTTGACGCTTTGAGCTTCGTCAGCCATATAACGGTCTCAACGCTAAAGCTCAGGCCGGACATAAGGGCTAGGATGAGGGCCAAGTTTCCGGAGCTAATGAAGAAGCTCGAGCCCCTATACACCGAGAGGATGGAAGGTTACACCTACTTAAGAAAGGACATTAGATTCAAGATTCTGGATGAAGCGAGAAGGATTATCGAGGGGAAGGGCATTACGTTCGGATCTTGCAGGGAAGGTTACTACTCATACCCAACCTGCGACGGTTCTCACTTGGTTCCTTAA
- the rqcH gene encoding ribosome rescue protein RqcH, with protein sequence MKEEMSSVDIRYIVQELKEEIVGARVDKVYHEGNEVRIKLHKAGEGRKDLIIEAGKRIHLTSYIKESPQPSSFAMLLRKHLSGSFVDGIEQHDFDRIVKIRIGKFTIIAELFRRGNVILVDENNTIIGAIRYEEFKDRAIKPKLEYKYPPARENPLEVSWDRFVELIKGEDTEIVRALARKLNMGGLYAEEILLRAGIDKKKNVKKLSEDELKVIYEKMKEVFNSPKKPNIVYKEGKMIDVVPIELKWYEGYERVYFETFSQALDEYFGKLTIEKAKEERTRKLEEKKKQLMATLERQERMIKGFEEEARKNQEIGDLIYANYTIIDGILREFSKAVEKFGWNEFKKRLEEGKKQGNKIALLVKNVNPEEDSITIELEGRKIKLYLNRSINDNAELYYEKAKKAKHKLEGAKKAYEELKRKLEQIEKEIEEEEKKIQVKKIEKRKKKWFEKFRWFISSEGFLVIGGKDATTNEIVVRKYMQENDIYCHADIWGAPHVIIKDGQKASERTIFEACQFAVSMSRAWSEGLYSGDAYWVYPEQVKKQAPSGEFLPKGAFMVYGKRNWMHGIPLKLAVGVVKYEGEELVMCGPVDAVKAHTDKYIVIRPGDVKKSELVKRIQKILEKWGYKVPEEDIMAVLPPGEGEIVEVVE encoded by the coding sequence ATGAAGGAAGAGATGAGTAGCGTCGACATAAGGTACATAGTCCAGGAGCTCAAGGAAGAAATCGTTGGAGCTAGGGTTGACAAGGTTTATCACGAGGGGAACGAGGTTAGGATAAAGCTCCACAAGGCTGGGGAAGGCAGGAAGGATTTGATAATAGAGGCCGGGAAAAGAATACACCTGACGAGCTACATAAAGGAATCCCCCCAACCTTCTTCTTTTGCCATGTTATTGAGGAAGCACCTGAGCGGGAGCTTCGTGGATGGGATAGAGCAACACGACTTCGATAGGATAGTCAAGATTAGGATTGGAAAGTTCACCATAATAGCAGAGCTCTTCAGAAGGGGTAACGTCATCCTGGTTGATGAGAACAACACGATAATAGGGGCGATAAGGTACGAGGAGTTTAAGGACAGGGCGATAAAGCCGAAGCTTGAGTACAAGTATCCGCCGGCGAGGGAAAATCCTCTAGAGGTTTCCTGGGATAGGTTCGTGGAGCTCATTAAAGGGGAAGACACTGAGATAGTTAGAGCTTTGGCTAGGAAACTCAACATGGGTGGACTATACGCGGAAGAAATTCTACTGAGGGCTGGAATAGACAAGAAAAAGAACGTCAAGAAGCTTAGCGAAGATGAGTTGAAGGTGATATACGAGAAGATGAAAGAGGTCTTTAATTCGCCAAAAAAGCCCAACATAGTGTACAAGGAAGGTAAAATGATAGATGTCGTCCCGATAGAGCTTAAGTGGTACGAGGGCTACGAGAGGGTTTACTTCGAAACCTTCAGCCAGGCTTTAGATGAGTACTTCGGCAAGTTGACCATAGAGAAGGCCAAGGAAGAGAGAACCAGGAAGTTAGAAGAAAAGAAGAAACAGCTCATGGCTACCCTAGAAAGACAGGAGAGGATGATAAAGGGATTTGAGGAGGAAGCAAGGAAAAACCAGGAGATTGGAGATTTAATATACGCAAACTACACAATAATCGACGGAATTCTTAGGGAATTTTCAAAGGCCGTGGAAAAGTTCGGATGGAATGAGTTCAAGAAGAGGCTTGAAGAGGGGAAGAAGCAGGGAAACAAGATTGCACTCCTGGTTAAGAACGTTAACCCTGAGGAGGACTCAATAACGATAGAACTCGAAGGTAGGAAAATAAAGCTCTACCTTAACAGGAGCATAAACGATAACGCCGAGCTCTACTACGAGAAAGCTAAGAAGGCCAAGCACAAGCTTGAAGGAGCTAAGAAAGCTTACGAGGAGCTTAAGAGGAAACTTGAACAGATTGAAAAGGAGATAGAAGAGGAAGAGAAGAAAATCCAAGTTAAAAAGATCGAGAAGAGGAAGAAGAAGTGGTTCGAGAAGTTCAGGTGGTTCATAAGCAGTGAGGGCTTCCTGGTGATAGGAGGGAAGGACGCTACGACCAACGAGATAGTGGTTAGGAAGTACATGCAAGAGAACGACATTTACTGCCACGCCGACATCTGGGGAGCTCCTCATGTCATAATAAAGGATGGACAAAAGGCCAGCGAGAGGACGATATTCGAAGCTTGCCAGTTCGCAGTTTCCATGAGCAGGGCCTGGAGCGAAGGGTTGTACTCTGGGGACGCTTACTGGGTTTATCCAGAGCAGGTGAAGAAGCAAGCGCCGAGCGGTGAGTTCCTTCCCAAGGGAGCCTTCATGGTGTACGGGAAGAGGAACTGGATGCACGGTATTCCGCTGAAGTTGGCGGTTGGGGTGGTGAAGTACGAAGGGGAAGAGCTCGTCATGTGCGGCCCCGTCGATGCGGTAAAAGCCCACACCGACAAGTACATAGTGATAAGACCTGGGGACGTGAAGAAGAGCGAGTTGGTAAAAAGGATTCAGAAGATACTTGAGAAGTGGGGCTATAAGGTTCCAGAAGAAGACATAATGGCAGTCCTGCCTCCTGGAGAAGGGGAGATAGTGGAGGTGGTCGAATGA
- the gatE gene encoding Glu-tRNA(Gln) amidotransferase subunit GatE has translation MTDKFNYEELGLKVGLEIHRQLDTKKLFSPVPSELSDKVEFTFQRRLRPTMSELGEIDPAALEEFKKGRVYVYEGNYELTDLVYMDEEPPRGPDREALEVALQIAYLLNAKPVDEVYYMRKIVIDGSNVSGFQRTAIIATDGKVETPWGAVGIPTICLEEDAARIIERKDKEVIYRLDRLGIPLIEISTTPDIHHPEQAKVVAKFIGDALRATKKVKRGLGTIRQDLNVSIKGGARIEIKGVQELDMIPIIIEREVERQLNLLKIRDELRKRGVKPKDIKEEFYDVTDIFENTKSKIIARVIKKGGKVLAIKLPKFRGLIGREIQPGRRLGTEFADRAKKYVPGIFHIDELPNYGISQEEVNKVIERLNLSEEDAFVLVAAEEEKAKNALREVIKRAREAIEGVPEETRRALPDGNTEYMRPLPGKARMYPETDIPPLRIPDDLKKKIKENLPELPQAKVERYVKEYKLDRSLAQTLVDDERDELFEELVSMGVKPSLAASILVVVLKGLRKEVPIENVTDEHIREAFQLYLEGKIAKEAFEEIFKELARNPSKSAREVAEEKGLTLLSEEEVTRIIEEVIQQNIEVVKAKGMGAMGLIMGRVMAKVRGKADGKLVSQIVRRKLQEISGG, from the coding sequence ATGACTGACAAGTTCAACTATGAGGAGCTCGGGCTTAAGGTTGGGTTGGAGATTCACAGGCAACTCGATACTAAGAAGCTCTTTTCTCCAGTTCCCAGCGAGCTTAGCGATAAGGTCGAGTTCACTTTCCAAAGAAGGCTAAGACCAACAATGAGCGAGCTCGGAGAGATAGACCCTGCCGCCTTGGAGGAGTTCAAGAAGGGAAGGGTGTACGTGTACGAGGGGAACTACGAGCTTACGGATCTAGTCTACATGGACGAGGAACCTCCGAGAGGGCCCGATAGAGAAGCATTAGAGGTCGCGCTCCAGATAGCTTACCTCCTAAACGCCAAGCCGGTTGATGAGGTTTACTACATGAGGAAGATAGTCATCGACGGTTCCAATGTTTCCGGATTTCAGAGGACTGCAATAATAGCAACCGACGGGAAAGTTGAAACTCCTTGGGGAGCTGTTGGAATTCCAACGATATGTCTCGAGGAGGATGCAGCTAGGATAATAGAGAGGAAGGATAAGGAAGTTATTTACAGGCTCGATAGGCTTGGGATACCGCTAATAGAGATCAGCACGACCCCAGATATACACCATCCCGAGCAGGCCAAGGTGGTTGCCAAGTTCATAGGAGATGCCTTGAGGGCCACTAAAAAGGTCAAGCGCGGTCTAGGGACTATAAGGCAAGACCTAAACGTCTCGATAAAGGGAGGGGCAAGAATAGAGATAAAGGGAGTTCAAGAGCTTGACATGATACCGATAATAATAGAGAGGGAAGTTGAAAGGCAACTCAACCTTCTGAAGATAAGGGATGAGCTGAGGAAGAGGGGAGTGAAGCCCAAGGACATAAAGGAGGAATTCTACGACGTCACCGATATCTTCGAGAACACGAAGTCAAAGATCATAGCAAGGGTAATAAAGAAGGGAGGAAAGGTTCTCGCAATAAAGCTTCCAAAGTTCAGGGGATTAATCGGAAGGGAGATCCAACCTGGTAGGAGGCTAGGGACGGAGTTCGCGGATAGGGCTAAGAAGTACGTCCCTGGGATATTCCACATAGACGAGCTTCCAAACTACGGTATAAGCCAAGAAGAAGTTAACAAGGTAATAGAGAGGCTCAACTTAAGCGAAGAGGATGCCTTCGTTCTGGTCGCCGCTGAAGAGGAGAAAGCAAAGAACGCGCTTAGGGAGGTTATAAAGAGAGCTAGGGAAGCTATAGAAGGTGTTCCAGAGGAAACCAGGAGGGCACTGCCAGATGGGAACACCGAGTATATGAGGCCCCTCCCAGGAAAGGCCAGAATGTACCCAGAGACCGATATTCCACCGCTTAGGATTCCAGATGACCTCAAGAAGAAGATAAAGGAGAACTTGCCCGAGCTCCCACAGGCTAAGGTTGAGAGGTACGTCAAGGAGTACAAGCTTGACAGGAGCTTAGCTCAGACGCTGGTTGACGATGAAAGGGATGAGCTATTCGAAGAACTGGTAAGCATGGGGGTTAAACCTTCCCTGGCTGCATCAATTCTCGTGGTAGTTCTTAAGGGACTGAGGAAGGAGGTTCCGATAGAGAACGTAACGGATGAACACATAAGAGAAGCGTTCCAGCTCTACCTGGAGGGTAAAATAGCGAAGGAGGCTTTTGAGGAGATATTCAAGGAGCTGGCAAGGAATCCAAGCAAGAGCGCCAGGGAGGTTGCTGAGGAGAAGGGATTGACCTTGCTAAGCGAGGAAGAGGTTACGAGGATAATAGAGGAAGTTATACAGCAGAACATCGAGGTCGTAAAGGCCAAAGGTATGGGGGCTATGGGGTTGATAATGGGTAGGGTCATGGCAAAGGTGAGAGGAAAAGCAGATGGAAAGCTAGTGAGCCAGATAGTTAGGAGGAAGCTCCAGGAGATCTCGGGAGGATGA
- the gatD gene encoding Glu-tRNA(Gln) amidotransferase subunit GatD, with amino-acid sequence MRVDEFLKERNINVGDFVRITKEEDGEEVTYEGYIMPPYELSAGDTLVLKLENGYNIGIALEKIRRIEVLERAKVKPEVHFEALIEGKPGLPEVTIIGTGGTIASRIDYETGAVYPAFTAEELAKAVPEIFEVANVKPKLLFNIFSEDMKPKHWVKIAHEVAKALNSGDYGVVVAHGTDTMGYTAAALSFMLRNLGKPVVLVGAQRSSDRPSSDAAMNLICSVRMATSEVAEVMVVMHGETGDTYCLAHRGTKVRKMHTSRRDAFRSINDVPIAKIWPNGEIEFLRKDYRKRSDEEVEVDDKIEEKVALVKVYPGISSEIIDFLVDKGYKGIVIEGTGLGHTPNDIIPSIERAVEEGVAVCMTSQCIYGRVNLNVYSTGRKLLKAGVIPCEDMLPETAYVKLMWVLGHTQNLEEVRKMMLTNYAGEITPYTRFDTYLR; translated from the coding sequence ATGAGGGTTGACGAGTTCTTAAAGGAGAGAAACATCAACGTGGGGGACTTCGTAAGGATAACCAAGGAAGAGGATGGGGAGGAAGTTACATACGAGGGCTACATAATGCCTCCCTATGAGCTCTCGGCTGGAGACACGCTCGTCCTAAAGCTTGAGAACGGTTACAACATCGGGATAGCACTTGAAAAGATAAGGAGAATTGAAGTCTTAGAGAGGGCTAAAGTTAAGCCGGAGGTTCACTTCGAGGCCCTAATAGAGGGGAAGCCAGGATTGCCCGAAGTTACAATTATAGGGACAGGTGGAACGATAGCAAGCAGGATAGACTACGAGACGGGTGCAGTATACCCTGCGTTTACTGCGGAGGAATTGGCCAAGGCAGTTCCAGAGATATTTGAGGTAGCAAACGTCAAGCCTAAGCTGCTCTTCAACATATTCAGCGAGGACATGAAGCCCAAACACTGGGTTAAGATAGCCCACGAAGTTGCCAAGGCCCTTAACTCCGGAGATTATGGAGTGGTAGTAGCTCACGGAACGGATACCATGGGTTACACAGCTGCAGCCCTAAGCTTCATGCTCAGGAACCTAGGAAAGCCCGTTGTCCTAGTTGGAGCCCAGAGGAGCTCCGATAGACCGAGCAGTGATGCCGCTATGAACTTGATATGCTCGGTTAGAATGGCGACGAGCGAAGTTGCTGAAGTTATGGTTGTGATGCATGGAGAAACTGGAGATACCTATTGTCTAGCCCACAGGGGAACTAAAGTCAGGAAGATGCACACCAGCAGGAGGGATGCCTTCAGGAGCATAAACGACGTTCCAATAGCGAAGATTTGGCCAAATGGGGAAATAGAGTTCCTGAGGAAAGATTACAGGAAGAGAAGTGATGAAGAAGTTGAGGTCGACGATAAAATCGAGGAAAAAGTTGCACTAGTTAAGGTGTATCCTGGGATATCGAGCGAGATAATAGACTTTCTCGTCGACAAGGGCTACAAGGGGATAGTCATAGAGGGAACAGGGCTAGGGCACACGCCCAATGATATAATACCATCAATAGAGAGGGCCGTAGAAGAAGGAGTTGCGGTTTGCATGACGAGCCAATGCATTTACGGTAGGGTAAACCTTAACGTATACTCAACCGGAAGGAAACTTCTCAAAGCTGGAGTAATTCCCTGCGAGGACATGTTGCCAGAAACAGCTTATGTAAAGCTGATGTGGGTTCTCGGACATACCCAGAACCTAGAAGAGGTTAGGAAGATGATGTTAACTAACTATGCCGGTGAGATAACTCCGTACACGAGGTTTGATACCTACCTGAGGTGA
- a CDS encoding carbohydrate kinase family protein has protein sequence MICSIGELLVDVIATEEGDLKDVRLFEKHPGGAPANVAVGIARLGFDSCLVSKVGDDPFGEFLVESLRRENVKTDGIVKDEEKHTGIVFVQLTGVSPSFILYDGVAYFNLRREDINWELINSSRIVHFGSVILARSPSRETVLDVIKRVKTIVSFDVNLRLDLWKNRGEDMLRTIEEAIKLADIVKASEEEVDYLEDNGIEVEGKLITAITMGSKGAKLNGIQVPGYKVNPVDTTGAGDAFTAALLVGIMKVREITNENLEKIGKFANLVAALSTLKRGAWSVPKVEELLKYKEAREILRL, from the coding sequence ATGATATGCTCCATAGGGGAATTACTTGTAGATGTTATAGCAACCGAAGAGGGTGACCTAAAGGACGTTAGACTTTTCGAGAAGCATCCTGGGGGAGCCCCTGCAAACGTTGCTGTTGGAATTGCAAGGTTAGGTTTTGACTCTTGCCTAGTAAGCAAAGTTGGGGACGACCCCTTTGGGGAATTCTTGGTGGAATCACTTAGAAGGGAGAATGTTAAAACCGATGGCATCGTGAAGGATGAAGAAAAGCATACCGGAATAGTCTTCGTTCAACTTACTGGGGTATCTCCGAGCTTTATCTTGTACGATGGCGTTGCATACTTTAACCTAAGACGGGAGGACATCAACTGGGAGCTGATTAATTCTTCAAGGATAGTTCACTTTGGTTCAGTGATTTTGGCTAGAAGTCCTAGTAGGGAGACCGTCCTCGATGTAATTAAGAGGGTTAAAACCATTGTGAGCTTTGACGTAAACCTTAGGTTAGACCTCTGGAAGAACAGGGGAGAGGATATGCTGAGAACGATTGAGGAAGCGATAAAATTGGCTGACATCGTAAAGGCCAGCGAGGAAGAGGTCGATTACTTGGAGGATAACGGGATAGAAGTTGAGGGTAAATTGATAACTGCGATAACCATGGGTTCTAAGGGGGCCAAGCTCAACGGTATTCAAGTTCCAGGGTACAAAGTTAACCCCGTCGATACAACCGGTGCAGGGGACGCGTTCACCGCTGCCCTTTTGGTGGGGATCATGAAGGTTAGGGAGATTACCAACGAGAATTTGGAGAAGATAGGAAAGTTCGCAAACCTAGTTGCGGCCCTTTCAACGCTTAAAAGGGGAGCCTGGAGCGTCCCAAAAGTTGAGGAATTGCTAAAATATAAGGAAGCAAGGGAAATACTAAGACTTTAA
- a CDS encoding DUF3213 domain-containing protein, whose amino-acid sequence MKEITIRLNQITHEEAMEVQYELSKMDQVYRAFINPYQRIARVIADGMKTEELLKFFEKFKPEVVEEKDVSLEEVIERSMSWNNILKS is encoded by the coding sequence ATGAAGGAGATTACGATAAGGCTAAATCAAATAACCCACGAAGAAGCCATGGAAGTGCAGTACGAGCTCTCAAAGATGGACCAAGTTTACAGGGCCTTCATAAACCCATACCAAAGGATAGCAAGGGTCATCGCTGATGGTATGAAAACTGAGGAGTTGCTTAAGTTCTTTGAAAAGTTTAAGCCAGAGGTCGTAGAGGAAAAAGACGTAAGCTTGGAAGAAGTCATAGAGAGGAGCATGAGCTGGAACAATATTTTAAAGTCTTAG
- the tes-int gene encoding tetraether lipid synthase Tes, intein-containing yields the protein MAETVGEIPSGEKEFEASTKRLREIIEFPELSEDEFHELLKSASRGYGSPLPHRTYSLCPETRRVVPAVVWEKDGKVWITKKCPEGMITDLYYEDVELYYRFSRWKFEEKKLFSVNVENTGVNCPFDCGLCARHRSHTSLLNIVLTNRCNLNCWYCFPPTEEAVFKFGDKVKIATFEEVAKNFKFEHKVEIDGFKGEYSIPNDLYVLTFNDGKAEWTRVTKFLRRKHEGKIRVIKTKTGRTIRTTPEHKFFVYKDGELVKKRADELEPGDELVLLWRFESEETLTEINLLEAFKDLPQEEKEKVYVRGIKDLDLTPLKEKYGDKVYYWARQDSMPLSVFYELNVDLDKEFRLGRDATTYELPSKLKITPSLAKLIGYFVSDGNYSDKDLRITVGHEDVEKEIVNILEELGLPYSFLEWEGKTKQIVIGSRLLRLVFKHVFKIPEGAPNKRLPEGFLSFPFEAKVALLSGLFNGDGYVVRGEHHLSIGYASTSKGLIRDILYLLASLGIFARVYRVPKEKMKGANHDLYKLYIAGTDLVRLVELLELREGHREKLGEIGNRKPARVKKIADFYIDVVDEVSEEEYSGYVYDLEVENEGHSFVAADGILVSNCFFYAREGEPIYEPTLEQIRMMLRNAKKEHPIGANAVQFTGGEPTLRDDLIEIIKIAKEEGYDHVQLNTDGIKLAFDPELVKKIRQAGVNTLYLSYDGMTPQTNWKNHWEIPLIFENVRKAGGPGIVLVPTLIRNVNDHEAGAIINFGLNHLDIVRGVNFQPISLVGRVPKKERQRFRITIAGAIKKIEEQTNGVISKDDWYPIPIAGHIARFFEVFTGSKYYMTSHFACGAATYVFLDREEKKVIPIPRFLDVEGFVEFLLEKAEEIEKARFKGLAKLKAIGETVFIKFKQFYDEKNAPKGLDVLGLIKNAFVHGNYDALGKFHMNTLFLGMMHFMDEYNYDVERVERCVIHYAMPDGRIVPFCTFNVIPELYRDKVQRQFSYSWEEWKKLHPDWDYMKDKYVRTKEFVEKMKKSELYRKTYIDIVNYFER from the coding sequence ATGGCTGAAACTGTTGGCGAAATTCCTAGTGGAGAAAAGGAGTTTGAAGCTTCCACTAAGCGTTTGCGAGAGATAATCGAATTTCCCGAGCTTAGTGAAGATGAATTTCATGAGCTCCTAAAGAGTGCTAGCAGAGGTTACGGCTCACCGTTACCTCATAGAACGTACTCCTTATGCCCCGAGACTAGGAGGGTAGTTCCGGCTGTTGTTTGGGAGAAAGACGGGAAGGTATGGATAACGAAGAAGTGCCCCGAGGGCATGATAACCGACCTGTATTATGAAGACGTTGAGCTATATTACAGGTTCTCGAGATGGAAGTTCGAGGAGAAAAAACTCTTCTCAGTAAACGTTGAGAATACCGGAGTAAACTGTCCCTTTGATTGCGGGCTATGCGCAAGGCACCGCTCCCACACGAGCCTATTAAACATAGTTCTAACGAATAGGTGTAATCTAAACTGCTGGTACTGCTTCCCTCCAACAGAGGAAGCCGTCTTCAAATTCGGTGACAAGGTTAAGATAGCAACGTTCGAGGAAGTTGCAAAGAACTTCAAGTTCGAGCACAAAGTAGAAATAGATGGGTTCAAGGGCGAATATTCAATTCCAAACGATCTATACGTGCTCACGTTTAACGATGGAAAGGCGGAGTGGACGAGAGTAACCAAGTTCTTGAGAAGGAAACACGAAGGTAAAATAAGGGTAATCAAGACAAAAACTGGGAGAACGATAAGAACTACCCCTGAGCATAAGTTCTTCGTGTATAAGGATGGGGAACTCGTTAAGAAGAGAGCTGACGAGCTAGAGCCTGGAGACGAGCTCGTTCTACTCTGGAGATTTGAATCAGAAGAAACCCTGACGGAAATAAACTTGTTAGAGGCATTCAAGGATTTGCCTCAAGAAGAAAAGGAGAAGGTATACGTTAGAGGTATTAAAGATCTTGACTTGACACCTCTCAAGGAGAAGTATGGAGACAAGGTTTACTACTGGGCTCGCCAAGATTCGATGCCACTAAGCGTGTTCTATGAGCTTAACGTTGATCTAGATAAAGAGTTCAGGCTCGGAAGGGACGCAACCACTTATGAGTTACCTTCAAAGCTCAAAATAACGCCATCACTAGCTAAGCTCATAGGGTACTTCGTTTCAGATGGTAACTACTCAGACAAAGACCTCAGGATAACGGTCGGGCATGAGGATGTTGAAAAGGAAATAGTGAACATCTTAGAGGAGCTTGGATTACCTTACAGCTTCCTTGAGTGGGAAGGAAAGACAAAGCAGATAGTCATAGGCAGCAGACTCTTGAGGTTAGTGTTCAAGCACGTCTTTAAGATTCCAGAGGGAGCACCAAATAAGAGATTACCAGAAGGATTCCTAAGCTTCCCGTTTGAAGCTAAGGTGGCCTTATTAAGCGGGCTCTTTAATGGGGATGGCTACGTTGTTAGAGGAGAGCACCACCTTAGCATCGGGTACGCCAGCACCTCCAAGGGATTGATAAGGGATATTCTCTACCTACTCGCCTCACTAGGCATCTTCGCGAGGGTATACAGAGTTCCAAAGGAGAAAATGAAGGGTGCAAACCACGACCTATACAAGCTGTACATCGCGGGAACCGACCTAGTTAGGCTTGTTGAGCTCCTCGAACTTAGAGAAGGACATAGAGAGAAGCTAGGAGAAATAGGCAACAGGAAACCGGCGAGAGTTAAGAAGATCGCTGACTTCTACATAGATGTCGTCGATGAAGTATCTGAGGAAGAGTACTCAGGATACGTCTATGACCTAGAGGTGGAGAACGAGGGCCACTCCTTCGTGGCTGCAGATGGAATCTTAGTAAGCAACTGCTTCTTCTATGCTCGTGAAGGAGAACCAATTTACGAACCAACGTTAGAACAAATTAGAATGATGTTAAGAAATGCTAAGAAGGAACATCCCATTGGAGCGAATGCGGTTCAATTCACGGGAGGAGAACCAACACTCAGAGATGACCTAATAGAGATAATCAAGATAGCGAAGGAGGAAGGTTACGATCACGTCCAGCTAAACACCGATGGAATAAAGCTAGCTTTTGACCCAGAGCTAGTCAAGAAGATAAGGCAGGCTGGAGTTAATACGCTTTACCTAAGCTACGACGGAATGACACCTCAAACCAACTGGAAGAACCACTGGGAGATTCCACTTATCTTCGAGAACGTTAGAAAAGCTGGAGGCCCAGGAATAGTCCTGGTTCCAACGCTCATTAGGAACGTTAATGACCACGAGGCTGGGGCGATAATAAACTTCGGTTTAAACCACCTCGACATAGTGAGGGGAGTCAACTTCCAGCCGATATCCCTCGTAGGAAGGGTTCCAAAGAAGGAGAGACAGAGGTTTAGGATAACAATCGCAGGTGCCATAAAGAAGATTGAGGAACAAACAAACGGGGTAATATCTAAGGATGACTGGTACCCAATACCGATAGCTGGGCACATAGCTAGGTTCTTCGAAGTGTTTACTGGGAGTAAGTACTACATGACGAGCCACTTTGCCTGCGGTGCAGCAACGTACGTTTTCCTTGACAGGGAAGAGAAGAAAGTGATACCCATTCCAAGGTTCCTCGACGTTGAAGGTTTCGTGGAATTCTTACTTGAGAAAGCCGAGGAAATAGAAAAGGCAAGGTTCAAAGGATTAGCTAAGCTTAAGGCCATAGGAGAGACGGTGTTCATAAAGTTCAAGCAGTTCTACGACGAGAAGAACGCCCCCAAGGGGTTGGACGTTTTAGGCTTGATAAAGAACGCATTCGTTCACGGAAATTACGATGCCTTAGGTAAGTTCCACATGAATACATTATTCCTGGGAATGATGCACTTCATGGATGAGTACAACTATGATGTTGAGAGAGTTGAACGCTGTGTAATCCACTACGCCATGCCGGATGGAAGGATAGTTCCGTTCTGTACGTTCAATGTAATTCCAGAGTTATACAGGGACAAGGTTCAGAGGCAGTTCAGCTACTCCTGGGAAGAGTGGAAGAAGCTACATCCCGACTGGGACTACATGAAGGATAAGTACGTTAGAACCAAGGAGTTCGTTGAGAAGATGAAAAAGAGCGAGCTCTATAGGAAGACGTACATTGACATAGTTAACTACTTCGAGAGGTGA
- a CDS encoding Na+/H+ antiporter subunit E: protein MAEASRISKFLYTFIVTFIIWLFLTASLDPQELTIGAIFSAIVSALTYDIFTTRGLSNLHPRRIAYAIIYVPYFLWAMIKANLDVAYRVLHPKRPINPGIVECRTVLKNEVGKLALANSITLTPGTITLDVDGDKYFIHWIDVKDSSVEGASENITRPFEKFLKVIFE, encoded by the coding sequence ATGGCAGAAGCAAGCCGGATTAGTAAGTTCCTCTACACCTTCATCGTCACGTTCATAATCTGGCTGTTTCTGACTGCAAGTTTGGATCCCCAGGAATTGACAATCGGTGCAATATTCTCCGCAATAGTCTCGGCCTTAACCTATGACATCTTCACCACCAGGGGACTTTCTAACCTCCACCCGAGGAGGATAGCGTACGCAATAATTTACGTTCCATACTTTCTCTGGGCAATGATAAAGGCAAACCTAGATGTTGCCTATAGAGTCCTTCACCCTAAGAGACCCATAAACCCAGGGATAGTCGAGTGTAGAACAGTTCTAAAGAACGAGGTCGGAAAATTAGCTTTGGCGAACTCAATAACCTTAACACCAGGAACGATAACCCTCGATGTGGATGGTGACAAGTATTTTATCCATTGGATAGATGTCAAGGATTCAAGCGTTGAGGGTGCATCCGAGAATATAACTAGACCGTTTGAAAAGTTCTTGAAGGTGATCTTCGAATGA